One segment of Myotis daubentonii chromosome 11, mMyoDau2.1, whole genome shotgun sequence DNA contains the following:
- the CER1 gene encoding cerberus — protein sequence MHLLLLQLLVLPPLGKAAWPQDGGQSQSSVPPVLLLEGSPRELPLRNHGEAEEKPDLFVAVPHLVGASISGGGQWQKEKMLFRFGRFWKKPERELHPTQDPISEQGPPGTQALPQSKAGMQIKKSPLQEEARRFWHRFMFRMSPASQGVILPIKSHEVHQETCRTLPFSQTVTHEDCEEVVVQNNLCFGKCRSARFPGAAQHPHTFCFHCSPARFTTMHLSLNCSGLASVVKVVMLVEECQCKVKEEHREHGHLLQAGSQAEFHAQEPFIPGVST from the exons ATGCATCTCCTCTTACTTCAGCTGCTGGTGCTCCCGCCACTGGGGAAGGCTGCGTGGCCCCAGGATGGCGGCCAGAGTCAGAGTTCTGTTCCCCCTGTGCTCCTACTAGAGGGGAGTCCCAGAGAGCTTCCCCTGCGCAACCACGGGGAGGCTGAGGAGAAGCCAGATCTGTTCGTAGCCGTGCCACACCTGGTAGGTGCCAGCATTTCGGGGGGAGGCCAGTGGCAGAAAGAGAAGATGCTATTCAGGTTTGGCAGGTTCTGGAAGAAGCCTGAGAGAGAACTGCACCCAACCCAGGACCCCATCAGTGAGCAAGGcccacctgggacccaggcccttCCTCAGTCCAAGGCTGGGATGCAGATAAAGAAGTCTCCTCTTCAGGAAGAAGCCAGGAGATTCTGGCACCGCTTCATGTTCAGAATGAGTCCGGCTTCTCAGGGGGTCATCCTCCCCATCAAGAGCCACGAAGTGCACCAGGAGACCTGTAGGACCCTGCCTTTCAGCCAG ACGGTCACCCATGAAGACTGTGAGGAAGTGGTTGTACAGAACAACCTTTGTTTTGGGAAATGCAGGTCTGCTCGTTTTCCTGGAGCGGCACAGCACCCCCACACCTTCTGCTTCCACTGCTCGCCCGCCAGGTTCACCACAATGCACTTGTCGCTGAACTGCTCAGGCCTCGCCTCCGTGGTCaaggtggtgatgctggtggagGAGTGCCAATGCAAGGTGAAGGAGGAGCACCGCGAGCATGGACACCTCCTACAGGCAGGCTCCCAGGCAGAATTCCATGCCCAGGAGCCCTTTATCCCAGGGGTTTCAACTTAA